In Papaver somniferum cultivar HN1 chromosome 1, ASM357369v1, whole genome shotgun sequence, a genomic segment contains:
- the LOC113326367 gene encoding uncharacterized protein LOC113326367, whose product MGIRPELHLKKKADKFVMPPARYVMSTKEMDTFFRTLKDIKVPDGYSSNISRCVNVKDRKIMGLKSHDCHVLMECLLPITLRGLLPEDVYDAVSEFCMFFKALCTQVLNIADLDKLEDRIAITLCKLEKIFPPGFFVVMMHLPIHLPQQAKDAGPVQYLWMYPIERYLRKLKSYVRNKACPEGSMAEAYLIEESPTMLTRYLNSTDTKFNRVSRNEDYEQPPSREKLVVFRQSGRPIGAETLGTLKDSEMQQIQLYALQNTAEVEPYENEHREELKRRGIRDVDVERRHNEEFPFWFASKIYQLHKNGMVSDELYSLSQGPNKECSSFNGYIINGFRFHTKAWEMRWKTQNSGVCIKGGEGEDDDMNDYYGVVYEIIEARYLNQLQILFFKCNWRPVANQGGSKRDNYGFTCVNLNRTCYANEPFALAHQAQQVFYMKDIKNRQLEVVIKTRPRCSYNIPKKNSVELIAPENSSSDEAYQEWYSSYSINDLKRVPQQDHNENLVWDRTDVLPETISHEEVIATIQRQEEEEEEADSDAVYTTDEDDDFELGDMGF is encoded by the exons ATGGGAATAAGACCGGAGTTACATCTGAAAAAAAAAGCAGACAAATTTGTTATGCCACCAGCTAGGTATGTGATGTCCACGAAGGAGATGGATACTTTTTTTAGGACTTTGAAGGATATCAAGGTTCCCGATGGATATTCATCAAATATTTCTCGTTGTGTTAATGTTAAAGATCGAAAGATTATGGGTCTGAAAAGTCATGACTGCCATGTGCTAATGGAATGCTTACTTCCGATCACGTTACGAGGATTACTTCCTGAGGATGTGTATGACGCAGTGAGTGAGTTTTGTATGTTTTTTAAAGCGTTGTGTACACAAGTTCTCAACATAGCGGATCTAGACAAACTAGAAGACAGAATTGCAATTACTTTGTGCAAGTTGGAAAAAATATTCCCCCCGGGATTTTTTGTCGTGATGATGCATTTGCCAATTCATCTACCACAACAAGCAAAGGATGCTGGTCCAGTTCAATATCTTTGGATGTACCCGATTGAGAG GTATCTGCGCAAGTTAAAGTCTTATGTGCGAAATAAAGCATGTCCAGAAGGCTCTATGGCTGAAGCATACTTAATAGAAGAGAGCCCCACTATGCTTACGCGATACTTGAACAGTACTGATACAAAATTCAATCGGGTCTCAAGGAATGAGGATTATGAACAACCACCCTCACGTGAGAAATTAGTCGTTTTTAGACAATCTGGTCGGCCCATTGGGGCTGAAACTTTGGGAACACTTAAGGACTCAGAAATGCAACAAATCCAACTTTATGCTCTGCAGAATACTGCAGAAGTGGAGCCATACGAGAA TGAACATAGAGAAGAATTAAAAAGGCGTGGCATAAGAGATGTTGACGTTGAAAGAAGACACAACGAAGAATTTCCTTTTTGGTTTGCCAGCAAA ATATATCAACTGCACAAAAATGGTATGGTGAGTGATGAACTCTATTCGTTGAGTCAAGGTCCTAATAAAGAGTGTTCGTCTTTCAATGGATACATCATCAACGGGTTCAGATTCCATACAAAAGCGTGGGAGATGCGATGGAAGACACAGAATAGTGGAGTATGTATAAAGGGAGGGGAAGGTGAAGATGATGATATGAATGATTATTATGGAGTGGTATATGAAATTATCGAGGCACGCTATTTAAACCAATTACAAATTCTTTTTTTCAAATGCAATTGGCGTCCGGTTGCAAATCAAGGTGGCTCCAAAAGAGATAACTACGGATTTACTTGCGTTAATCTCAACAGAACCTGTTATGCGAATGAACCATTTGCGTTAGCGCACCAAGCACAACAGGTTTTCTATATGaaggacataaagaatcgacaatTGGAAGTGGTTATAAAAACACGACCTCGCTGCTCTTATaacattccaaaaaaaaattcagtgGAACTTATTGCACCAGAAAACTCGAGTTCTGATGAAGCATATCAAGAATGGTATTCAAGTTATTCAATCAACGATCTTAAACGAGTGCCCCAACAAGATCATAATGAAAATTTGGTTTGGGATAGGACTGATGTTCTGCCAGAAACCATCAGCCATGAAGAAGTAATAGCTACCATCCAAAgacaagaggaggaggaggaggaagctgATAGTGACGCAGTTTACACCACTGACGAAGACGATGACTTTGAACTTGGAGATATGGGATTCTGA